The Phycisphaerae bacterium nucleotide sequence AGGCCACGTTCAGGAAGTACTTCACCCCGGCCAGAGCTTTCACCGTGACCGCCATTCCGGTCGCCCCGGCCTCAGTTCCCGCCCAGCCGGCGGACGCGAAGGAGAAGACGCCCGCCGGAACACCGTGACCGCCAGGCCTCCCCGCGGCCCACTCACCCATCGGGTCCGCCTGCATTGCCCCGGCTCGACCGGGCCCGCCCTCGTCCTCCGCGAGGAGTGACAAGTACGGAAACGACCAGGCCAGGACCACTGCCGGGCCGCGGAAACCGACCCGAGCCGGCGGGAATGGCTATCTCACGTCCTTGAAGTAATCTAGGGAACCTTTTGGATCTGGCTTCATGGTCTTGTCGCCGGGTTTCCAGTTCGCCGGGCACACCTCGCCGTTCTTGGCCACGTACTGGTAGGCCTGGATCAGCCGCAGGGCTTCATCCACGCTCCGGCCAACGCCAAGATTGTTGACCGTGTAGGTCTGCAGAATCCCTTTGTCGTCAATGATGAAGAGGCCGCGGGCCGCGACGCCGCCGTCCAGCAGCACCGCGTAGTTGCAGGCCGCCTCCTTGTTCAGGTCGGCCAGCAGCGGGTAGCGGATCTCACCCAGCCCGCCTTGCTTGCGCGGAGTGTTCTTCCAGGCCAGATGAGTGAAATGACTGTCCACCGACGCGCCAACCACCTTCGCGCC carries:
- a CDS encoding peroxiredoxin, with the translated sequence MSNVEETCCRELQVGKPAPAFKGTAVVGSEFRQLSYENGTLIVGDQKYTGKYVVLFFYPLDFTFVCPTEIIAFSDRIEEFEKLGAKVVGASVDSHFTHLAWKNTPRKQGGLGEIRYPLLADLNKEAACNYAVLLDGGVAARGLFIIDDKGILQTYTVNNLGVGRSVDEALRLIQAYQYVAKNGEVCPANWKPGDKTMKPDPKGSLDYFKDVR